A region of Clostridium acetobutylicum ATCC 824 DNA encodes the following proteins:
- the dnaK gene encoding molecular chaperone DnaK, translating into MSKVIGIDLGTTNSCVAVMEGGDPAVIANSEGARTTPSVVSFQKNGERLVGQVAKRQSITNPDKTIISIKRKMGTAEKVAIDDKNYTPQEISAMILQKLKADAEAYLGETVTQAVITVPAYFNDSQRQATKDAGKIAGLEVLRIINEPTAASLAYGLDKMDTNQKILVYDLGGGTFDVSVLELGDGVFEVKSTNGNTHLGGDDFDEKIMDYIAEEFKKDNGIDLRNDKMALQRLKEAAEKAKIELSSSTQTNINLPFITADATGPKHIDMNLTRAKFNELTEGLVQDTIEPMKKALSDAGLSINDIDKIVLVGGSTRIPAVQEAVKNYTGKDPSKGVNPDECVAIGAAIQAGVLTGDVKDVLLLDVSPLTLGIETLGGVATPLIERNTTIPTRKSQVFSTAADNQPSVEINIVQGERKMAADNKSLGRFTLDGIAPAPRGVPQIEVTFDIDANGIVNVSAKDKGTGKESHITITASTNLSDEEIDKAVKDAEKFAEEDKKKKENIEVKNNADQIVFQTDKALKDLGDKVSAEDKSNIEAKKEALSKVKDGDDIEAIKKATEDLTQALYAITTKMYEQSGAQGAPGADPNAGASQKTNGGADDNVVDADFKVDNDK; encoded by the coding sequence ATGTCAAAAGTAATTGGAATTGATTTAGGAACAACAAATTCATGTGTAGCTGTTATGGAAGGTGGAGATCCAGCAGTTATAGCAAATTCAGAAGGTGCAAGAACAACTCCTTCAGTTGTATCTTTTCAGAAGAATGGAGAAAGATTAGTTGGACAGGTTGCAAAAAGACAGTCAATCACAAATCCAGATAAAACTATAATATCAATAAAAAGAAAAATGGGAACTGCTGAAAAAGTAGCCATAGATGATAAAAATTATACACCACAAGAAATTTCAGCTATGATTCTTCAAAAATTGAAGGCAGATGCAGAAGCTTATCTTGGAGAAACTGTTACACAAGCGGTTATAACAGTACCAGCTTACTTTAATGATAGCCAAAGACAGGCAACAAAGGATGCAGGAAAAATTGCGGGACTTGAGGTTCTTAGAATAATAAACGAACCTACAGCAGCATCACTTGCTTATGGTCTTGATAAAATGGATACTAATCAAAAAATTCTTGTTTATGATTTAGGTGGTGGTACTTTTGATGTATCAGTACTAGAACTTGGTGATGGTGTTTTTGAAGTTAAGTCAACAAACGGAAACACTCACTTAGGTGGAGACGATTTTGATGAGAAAATAATGGATTACATTGCAGAAGAATTTAAAAAAGATAATGGAATTGATTTAAGAAATGATAAGATGGCACTTCAAAGATTAAAAGAAGCTGCTGAAAAAGCAAAAATTGAATTATCATCTTCAACTCAGACTAATATAAATCTTCCATTTATAACAGCTGATGCAACAGGTCCAAAGCATATAGATATGAATCTTACAAGAGCAAAATTTAATGAATTGACAGAAGGCTTAGTTCAAGATACTATAGAGCCAATGAAAAAAGCACTTAGTGATGCAGGACTTTCAATAAATGATATAGATAAAATAGTTTTAGTAGGTGGTTCAACAAGAATTCCTGCAGTTCAAGAAGCAGTTAAAAACTATACAGGAAAAGATCCATCAAAGGGTGTTAACCCTGATGAATGTGTTGCTATTGGTGCAGCTATTCAAGCAGGAGTTTTAACAGGAGATGTAAAAGACGTATTACTTCTTGATGTTAGTCCATTAACACTTGGAATTGAGACTTTAGGCGGAGTTGCTACTCCTCTAATAGAAAGAAATACTACAATACCAACTAGGAAGAGTCAAGTATTCTCAACTGCAGCAGATAATCAACCATCAGTTGAAATAAATATAGTTCAAGGTGAAAGAAAAATGGCTGCTGATAATAAGAGCCTTGGAAGATTTACTCTTGATGGTATAGCACCAGCACCAAGAGGAGTTCCACAAATCGAAGTTACATTTGATATAGATGCTAATGGTATAGTAAATGTATCAGCTAAAGATAAGGGAACAGGAAAAGAATCTCATATTACAATAACAGCTTCAACAAACTTAAGTGATGAAGAAATAGATAAGGCTGTTAAAGATGCAGAAAAGTTTGCAGAAGAAGATAAGAAGAAAAAAGAAAATATTGAAGTTAAAAACAATGCTGATCAGATAGTATTCCAAACAGATAAAGCTTTAAAGGATCTTGGAGACAAAGTATCAGCTGAAGATAAGTCAAATATCGAAGCTAAAAAAGAAGCGCTAAGCAAGGTAAAAGATGGAGACGATATCGAAGCGATTAAAAAAGCAACAGAAGATTTAACTCAAGCGTTATATGCTATAACAACTAAAATGTATGAGCAAAGCGGAGCTCAAGGTGCACCAGGAGCAGATCCAAATGCAGGAGCTTCACAGAAAACAAATGGCGGCGCTGATGATAATGTAGTAGATGCTGACTTTAAAGTAGATAATGATAAATAG
- the lepA gene encoding translation elongation factor 4, with translation MQSERQKHIRNFCIVAHIDHGKSTLADRLLEHTGTLTHREMEEQVLDNMEIERERGITIKSQAARLIYKRPEDGQEYILNLIDTPGHVDFNYEVSRSLAACEGAVLVVDATQGIQAQTLANCYMAVDHGLEVVPVINKIDLPSARPDEIKNEIEDVIGIESSDAPLISAKTGLNIEDVLEAVVQKVPAPSGDEKGPLKALIFDSYYDSYKGVVCHIRIKDGTVKAGTRIKLMAANKEYEVIEVGVFVPNYLKVEELKAGDVGYITASIKNVRDARVGDTITEVNNPAKEPLLGYRPAISMVYSGIYPIDSSKYEELKEALEKLQVNDAALNFEPETSIALGFGFRCGFLGLLHMEIMQERIEKEFNLDVIMTAPSVIYKVKKTDGTLIEITNPTNLPEPTEIDYMEEPVVKAQIITPSDFVGAVMELCQNKRGTFIDMEYIETTRVMLNYRVPLNEIIYDFFDSLKSRTKGYASFDYELDGYMRTELVKLDIILNSEVVDALSMIVPKDRAYAKGRTMAEKLKEIIPRQLFEIPIQAAVGSKIIARETVKALRKDVLAKCYGGDISRKRKLLEKQKEGKKRMRQVGSVEVPQEAFMSILKND, from the coding sequence ATGCAAAGTGAAAGACAAAAACATATAAGAAACTTTTGCATAGTTGCGCACATAGATCATGGTAAATCAACGCTTGCTGATAGATTGCTTGAACATACAGGAACCTTAACACACAGAGAGATGGAAGAGCAAGTTCTTGATAATATGGAGATTGAGAGAGAAAGAGGAATAACAATAAAATCTCAAGCGGCAAGATTAATATATAAGAGGCCAGAAGACGGGCAGGAGTATATACTAAATCTTATAGATACCCCAGGTCATGTAGATTTTAACTATGAGGTTTCAAGAAGTTTAGCAGCCTGTGAGGGTGCTGTATTAGTTGTAGATGCAACGCAAGGAATACAGGCACAAACTCTTGCGAATTGCTATATGGCAGTAGATCATGGACTTGAGGTGGTTCCAGTAATCAATAAAATAGATCTTCCAAGTGCTAGACCGGATGAGATAAAAAATGAGATTGAAGATGTAATAGGAATAGAATCCAGTGATGCTCCTCTTATATCTGCTAAAACTGGTCTTAATATTGAAGATGTACTTGAAGCTGTAGTACAAAAAGTTCCAGCACCTAGTGGAGATGAAAAAGGTCCACTGAAGGCTCTTATTTTTGATTCATACTATGATAGCTATAAAGGTGTTGTATGCCATATAAGAATTAAAGATGGAACGGTAAAGGCAGGTACGAGAATAAAGCTTATGGCAGCTAATAAGGAATATGAGGTTATTGAGGTTGGTGTATTTGTACCCAACTACTTAAAGGTAGAAGAACTTAAGGCTGGAGATGTTGGATATATAACTGCATCTATTAAAAATGTAAGAGATGCTAGAGTTGGAGATACAATAACGGAAGTAAATAATCCAGCAAAGGAGCCTCTTCTTGGATATAGACCGGCTATATCTATGGTTTATAGTGGTATTTATCCTATAGATAGTTCAAAGTATGAGGAGCTTAAGGAAGCACTTGAGAAACTTCAAGTAAATGATGCTGCACTTAATTTTGAACCTGAAACGTCAATAGCGCTTGGATTTGGTTTTAGATGTGGATTTCTAGGACTACTTCACATGGAGATAATGCAGGAGAGAATAGAAAAGGAATTCAATTTAGATGTAATAATGACAGCACCATCTGTTATATATAAAGTTAAAAAGACAGATGGAACTCTAATTGAAATAACTAATCCTACAAATCTTCCAGAACCTACAGAAATAGATTATATGGAAGAACCCGTTGTAAAAGCACAGATAATAACGCCATCTGATTTTGTTGGAGCTGTAATGGAGCTTTGTCAAAATAAAAGGGGAACCTTTATAGATATGGAATATATAGAAACAACAAGAGTAATGCTTAATTATAGGGTGCCTCTTAATGAAATTATATATGATTTTTTTGATTCGCTTAAATCTAGAACTAAGGGATATGCTTCTTTTGATTATGAATTAGATGGTTATATGAGAACAGAGCTTGTAAAATTGGATATAATCTTAAATTCAGAGGTTGTGGATGCGTTATCTATGATTGTACCTAAGGATAGAGCTTATGCAAAAGGAAGAACTATGGCAGAAAAATTAAAAGAAATAATCCCAAGACAGCTATTTGAAATACCAATACAAGCAGCAGTTGGAAGTAAAATAATAGCTAGAGAAACAGTTAAAGCATTAAGAAAAGATGTACTTGCAAAATGCTATGGAGGAGATATTTCAAGAAAGAGAAAACTTCTTGAGAAACAAAAGGAAGGTAAGAAGAGAATGAGACAGGTAGGAAGTGTTGAAGTTCCGCAAGAAGCCTTTATGTCAATACTCAAGAATGATTAG
- the hemW gene encoding radical SAM family heme chaperone HemW, translated as MNKLGLYIHIPFCKSKCLYCDFPSYACIEDYMIPYAKALCTEIEKASINKVFSSIFIGGGTPSFLSIEALNILCDALKKVRKTKDVEFTVEGNPNSFTEKKLMVFKDMGVNRLSIGLQACQDRLLKKLGRIHTLKEFTVAFKRARNLGFNNINVDLMFGIPDQTLEDFKESLEFITKLKPEHISSYSLIVEEGTPYFKMNEGGKLKLPNEDEERDMYSFARTFLEEKGYNQYEISNFAVKDKECRHNLIYWELDNYIGCGASAHSYFNGVRYRNINNVKKYIEQISKGNSVVEENHRNLLKEDMEEFMFLGLRKTRGVSIEEFKLKFNKDIQEVYGDVIKKYETIGMIILNEHRVFLTERGMQISNSIMCDFLL; from the coding sequence ATGAACAAATTAGGTCTTTATATACATATCCCATTTTGTAAGAGCAAATGCCTTTATTGTGATTTTCCATCCTATGCATGTATAGAAGATTACATGATACCATATGCAAAAGCATTATGTACAGAAATTGAAAAGGCTAGCATAAATAAAGTTTTTAGCAGTATTTTTATTGGAGGAGGTACTCCTAGTTTTCTATCAATAGAAGCTTTAAATATATTATGTGATGCCTTAAAGAAGGTTAGAAAAACTAAAGATGTTGAGTTTACAGTAGAAGGTAATCCTAATTCATTTACAGAAAAAAAGCTCATGGTATTTAAGGATATGGGAGTAAATAGATTAAGTATAGGTCTTCAAGCGTGTCAAGATAGACTTTTAAAAAAGCTTGGTAGAATACATACGTTAAAGGAGTTTACAGTTGCTTTTAAAAGAGCTAGAAATTTAGGTTTTAATAATATAAATGTGGATTTAATGTTTGGAATTCCAGATCAGACTTTAGAAGATTTTAAGGAGTCATTGGAGTTTATAACAAAATTAAAGCCTGAACATATTTCTTCATATAGTCTAATAGTTGAGGAAGGAACACCTTATTTTAAAATGAATGAGGGTGGTAAGTTAAAGCTTCCAAATGAGGATGAAGAAAGAGATATGTATTCTTTTGCGCGTACTTTTCTTGAAGAAAAAGGATATAATCAATATGAAATTTCTAACTTTGCGGTTAAAGATAAAGAGTGTAGACACAATCTTATTTACTGGGAGCTTGATAACTATATAGGTTGTGGGGCATCAGCGCATTCGTATTTTAATGGAGTAAGGTATAGAAATATAAATAATGTGAAAAAATATATAGAACAAATTTCAAAGGGTAATAGCGTAGTAGAAGAGAATCATAGGAATTTACTTAAAGAAGATATGGAAGAATTCATGTTTTTAGGACTTAGAAAAACTCGGGGAGTATCAATTGAGGAATTTAAGTTGAAATTTAATAAGGATATACAAGAGGTTTATGGAGATGTTATAAAAAAATATGAAACAATTGGTATGATAATTTTGAATGAACACCGAGTATTCTTGACTGAGAGAGGCATGCAGATATCTAATTCTATAATGTGTGATTTTCTATTATAG
- the hrcA gene encoding heat-inducible transcriptional repressor HrcA produces the protein MEMEERKLKILQAIINDYINNGEPVGSRTIAKKYNLGISSATIRNEMADLEEMGYIEQLHTSSGRKPSDKGYRLYVDRLMEIPSMSVEEEMLIKAKIIDSALYEIDKLVKQAMSLVSEMTKLTCVVKSLSARKSYIKSISLINIEPNMILCVFITDSGMIKNSIIRVKSNIENSSLERIANILNSKLKGLTIEQINLEVINNIKKDLREYGHIFDCIMPNLYDILREADSTEVYKEGTMNIFNYPEFKDIEKAKEFLSVIDDRRILDTLFNASGGVTVNIGNENSIKEARDFSVVSSVYKYNGRPLGTIGIIGPTRIPYSKVIKVIMEVVDQINNNLDKMNNS, from the coding sequence ATGGAAATGGAGGAAAGAAAACTTAAGATTCTTCAGGCTATAATAAACGATTATATAAATAATGGTGAGCCTGTTGGTTCAAGGACCATTGCGAAGAAGTATAATCTAGGAATAAGTTCTGCTACTATAAGGAATGAAATGGCAGACTTAGAGGAAATGGGTTATATTGAACAACTCCATACCTCTTCTGGAAGAAAACCTTCTGATAAAGGATATAGATTATATGTTGATAGACTTATGGAAATACCAAGTATGTCAGTTGAAGAAGAGATGCTTATAAAAGCAAAGATAATAGATAGTGCACTTTATGAGATAGATAAACTTGTAAAACAGGCAATGTCTTTAGTGTCTGAGATGACTAAGCTTACATGTGTAGTAAAATCATTGTCAGCTAGAAAAAGTTATATTAAATCAATAAGTTTAATTAATATAGAGCCAAATATGATTCTATGTGTATTTATTACAGATAGTGGTATGATTAAAAACAGTATCATTAGAGTAAAGAGTAACATAGAGAATAGTTCACTTGAGAGAATAGCTAATATATTAAACTCTAAACTCAAGGGACTTACCATAGAACAAATAAATCTTGAGGTAATAAATAATATTAAAAAGGATCTACGTGAGTATGGCCATATATTTGATTGCATAATGCCAAATCTTTATGATATTTTAAGAGAAGCTGATTCTACTGAAGTTTATAAAGAAGGTACTATGAATATTTTTAACTATCCTGAATTTAAGGATATTGAAAAAGCCAAGGAATTTTTGTCTGTAATTGATGATAGAAGGATACTAGATACTTTATTTAATGCTTCTGGTGGAGTTACCGTGAATATTGGTAATGAAAATAGTATAAAAGAAGCTAGAGATTTTAGCGTTGTATCTTCAGTATATAAATACAATGGGAGACCATTGGGAACTATAGGAATTATAGGACCGACAAGGATACCTTATTCAAAAGTAATCAAGGTCATTATGGAAGTAGTAGACCAGATTAATAATAATTTAGATAAAATGAATAATAGCTAG
- a CDS encoding 16S rRNA (uracil(1498)-N(3))-methyltransferase, with product MHKFFVGAENICDNTAYIYGDDVKHIYKVLRLKVGEKVSINDCNSHEFLGEIEQINKENVKVKIIENLDINNESPLNVYLYQGFPKAAKMDIIVQKNTELGIREIIPLITQRVVVKNEKSELKKVDRWNRIAFEAAKQSKRSVIPKVKDIASFNSAIEELKEMDLVLVPYENQEKVGMKKVAAAIEKNKIKNVAIVIGPEGGFEETEIEELKKIGAYIITLGPRILRTETAGLVCTSLVMYELSDIGGII from the coding sequence ATGCATAAATTTTTCGTGGGAGCAGAGAATATATGTGATAATACTGCGTACATATATGGTGACGACGTTAAACATATATATAAAGTACTAAGACTTAAGGTTGGAGAAAAGGTTAGCATAAATGACTGTAATAGTCATGAATTTCTTGGAGAAATAGAACAAATAAATAAAGAAAACGTAAAGGTTAAAATAATAGAAAACCTTGATATAAATAATGAGAGTCCGCTAAATGTGTACCTTTATCAAGGATTTCCTAAAGCGGCGAAAATGGATATAATAGTACAAAAGAATACTGAGCTTGGAATAAGGGAAATTATACCTTTAATTACACAAAGAGTAGTTGTGAAAAATGAAAAAAGTGAATTAAAAAAGGTTGATAGATGGAATAGAATAGCTTTTGAGGCTGCCAAGCAAAGTAAGAGAAGCGTAATTCCTAAAGTTAAAGACATAGCTAGTTTCAACTCTGCCATTGAGGAATTAAAGGAGATGGATTTAGTACTTGTGCCCTATGAAAATCAAGAAAAAGTAGGGATGAAAAAAGTTGCTGCTGCCATTGAAAAAAATAAAATTAAAAATGTAGCCATAGTAATAGGTCCTGAAGGTGGATTTGAAGAAACAGAGATAGAAGAATTGAAAAAAATTGGAGCTTACATAATTACTCTTGGTCCTAGAATTTTAAGGACTGAGACTGCAGGTCTTGTATGTACATCCTTAGTTATGTATGAATTGTCCGATATTGGAGGAATAATATAA
- the dnaJ gene encoding molecular chaperone DnaJ, which produces MANKDYYEVLGLEKGASDDEIKKAFRKLAIKYHPDKNRGNKEAEEKFKEINEAYQVLSDPDKKANYDRFGTADFNGGGGFGDFSGGFGDFGDLGDIFNSFFGGGFSGGSSRARKDAPQRGNDMEYSISLTFEEAVFGVEKSINITRSENCETCGGTGAKKGTSPKTCDKCGGTGTIRVQRNTPLGSFVTQSSCDKCGGRGTIISDPCHECHGAGHVRKKRKISVKIPAGVDTGNVIPLRGQGEHGKNGGPAGDLYISIKVTPHKKFKREGFDIYIDTHISFPKAALGTDMTVPTIDGDVKYTIPAGTQSGTVFRLKGKGVQRVNGGGRGNQYVKVIVDTPKALNDKQREALKMFMEASGEAKSEKKSGFKRFFE; this is translated from the coding sequence ATGGCAAACAAAGATTATTATGAAGTGCTTGGATTAGAAAAGGGTGCGAGTGATGATGAGATAAAGAAAGCTTTTAGAAAGCTCGCTATAAAATATCATCCTGATAAAAACCGCGGAAATAAAGAGGCAGAAGAAAAATTTAAAGAAATAAATGAAGCTTATCAGGTATTATCTGATCCTGATAAAAAGGCTAATTATGATAGATTTGGAACTGCAGACTTTAATGGTGGTGGAGGTTTTGGAGACTTCTCTGGAGGTTTCGGAGACTTTGGAGATTTAGGTGATATATTTAACTCATTTTTCGGTGGTGGTTTTTCAGGTGGCTCCTCGAGAGCTAGAAAAGATGCTCCTCAAAGAGGAAATGATATGGAATATTCCATAAGTTTAACCTTTGAAGAGGCTGTTTTTGGCGTAGAGAAATCTATTAATATAACTAGAAGTGAAAACTGTGAAACATGCGGTGGTACAGGCGCAAAGAAAGGCACATCTCCTAAAACTTGTGATAAGTGTGGAGGAACAGGTACTATAAGAGTTCAGAGGAATACTCCTCTCGGAAGCTTTGTTACTCAATCAAGTTGTGATAAATGCGGAGGACGCGGAACTATAATTTCTGATCCATGTCATGAGTGTCATGGTGCAGGCCATGTTAGGAAGAAGAGAAAGATAAGCGTTAAAATTCCAGCAGGTGTAGATACAGGTAATGTAATTCCTTTAAGAGGTCAAGGTGAACATGGAAAAAATGGAGGACCAGCAGGGGATCTTTATATAAGTATAAAGGTTACTCCTCATAAAAAGTTTAAGAGAGAGGGTTTTGATATTTATATCGATACTCATATAAGCTTTCCTAAGGCCGCACTTGGGACTGATATGACAGTTCCTACTATAGATGGTGATGTAAAATATACTATTCCAGCAGGAACTCAATCGGGAACTGTATTTAGATTAAAAGGAAAAGGTGTTCAAAGAGTCAATGGCGGCGGAAGAGGAAATCAGTACGTCAAGGTAATAGTAGATACACCTAAGGCTTTAAATGATAAACAAAGGGAAGCCTTGAAGATGTTTATGGAAGCAAGTGGAGAAGCAAAGTCAGAAAAAAAATCGGGTTTTAAAAGATTTTTTGAATAA
- a CDS encoding stage II sporulation protein P — protein MVVKVINKKQDKFYFKLGMFILIFLILGVSLLNIIGINVDKTYENGNGMYAHIVDYSLPWVKVANNKNTSENTYSIKNIILSAAGLDINKPENVISKEVSFLGEALPKSIKSECPNESFTLDDKDVVKSTSGSVQNEPLKNINENIYDPKLKKALDKSKPEILIYHSHTTEAYKPYPADSLNSTQNVCAVGDELVKELGEKYGIYAINDKTVHNVVDYNKSYTRSGETLDKYLKQYGDFKMIIDMHRDSDVPKSKVTARINGEDVAKFMFVMTRKNPHFDKNMALVNGLVSICNKDFPGIFNGIYYYDYGINYYNQQKSNNAFLLEVGSDINTIDEAKGTSKYLARIIAEYLNGKK, from the coding sequence ATGGTTGTTAAAGTGATAAACAAAAAACAAGATAAATTTTATTTTAAATTAGGAATGTTTATTTTAATATTTTTAATTTTAGGTGTAAGTTTATTAAATATTATTGGAATAAATGTAGATAAAACATATGAGAATGGAAATGGTATGTATGCTCATATAGTAGATTATAGTTTACCTTGGGTTAAAGTAGCTAATAATAAGAATACAAGTGAAAATACATATTCCATAAAAAACATTATTTTATCAGCAGCAGGACTTGATATAAATAAGCCTGAAAATGTAATATCTAAAGAAGTATCATTTTTAGGTGAGGCATTGCCTAAGTCTATAAAAAGTGAATGCCCTAATGAAAGCTTTACTTTAGATGATAAAGATGTGGTTAAGAGTACAAGTGGTTCTGTTCAAAATGAACCCTTAAAAAATATAAATGAAAATATTTATGATCCTAAATTAAAAAAGGCACTTGATAAATCAAAGCCTGAAATTTTAATATATCATTCACATACAACAGAAGCATATAAGCCATATCCAGCAGATTCTTTGAATTCAACTCAAAATGTATGTGCGGTGGGCGATGAACTTGTTAAGGAACTGGGAGAGAAATATGGTATATATGCTATAAATGATAAAACAGTTCATAATGTGGTTGATTATAATAAAAGTTATACGCGTTCAGGTGAAACACTTGATAAGTATTTAAAGCAGTATGGCGATTTTAAAATGATAATAGATATGCATAGAGATTCTGATGTGCCTAAAAGTAAAGTTACTGCTAGAATAAATGGTGAAGATGTAGCTAAATTTATGTTTGTCATGACAAGAAAAAATCCGCATTTTGATAAGAATATGGCTCTTGTTAATGGACTTGTATCAATATGCAATAAGGATTTTCCTGGTATATTTAATGGGATATATTATTATGATTATGGAATAAATTATTACAATCAACAAAAAAGTAATAATGCATTTTTGTTAGAGGTAGGCTCAGATATAAACACAATTGATGAGGCTAAGGGAACTTCTAAATATTTAGCAAGAATTATTGCAGAATACTTAAATGGCAAAAAATGA
- the grpE gene encoding nucleotide exchange factor GrpE, producing the protein MQEKDSKDVTMEDEETIASQEEIEVEGNSEESSKEEESNNSEISDENLSEENLKLKDENEKLKNELDAAKDRLLRLSAEYENYRNRTAKEKEGIYTDACSDVINEMLPTLDNLERAASTEGSAEDIKKGVEMVVKQFKNSLSKLGIEEIPSEGKFDPNLHNAVMHIEDEGYGENEVVEVLQKGYKRGDKVLRHSMVKVAN; encoded by the coding sequence ATGCAAGAAAAAGATAGTAAAGATGTTACAATGGAAGATGAAGAAACTATAGCTTCCCAAGAGGAAATCGAGGTTGAAGGAAATAGTGAAGAATCTTCTAAAGAAGAGGAATCCAATAATTCTGAGATTTCAGATGAAAATCTTAGTGAAGAAAATTTAAAATTAAAGGATGAAAATGAAAAATTGAAAAATGAATTGGATGCTGCTAAAGATAGACTTTTGAGATTAAGTGCAGAGTATGAAAATTATAGAAATAGAACTGCAAAGGAAAAGGAAGGCATTTATACAGATGCTTGTAGCGATGTAATAAATGAAATGCTTCCTACACTTGATAATCTTGAAAGAGCAGCTTCAACAGAAGGTAGTGCAGAAGATATAAAAAAAGGTGTAGAAATGGTTGTAAAACAGTTTAAGAATTCTCTTTCAAAATTAGGTATTGAAGAAATACCTAGTGAAGGAAAATTTGATCCTAATCTTCACAATGCGGTTATGCATATAGAAGATGAAGGTTATGGAGAAAATGAAGTTGTGGAAGTCCTACAAAAAGGATATAAAAGAGGAGATAAAGTATTAAGACATAGTATGGTTAAAGTTGCCAACTAA
- the prmA gene encoding 50S ribosomal protein L11 methyltransferase, with protein sequence MDKDWFEVSVITSSEAVEAVTGILYNTPVKGVAIEDSKDVEFKKKHPGDWDYFDESLLNVKDGAVIKAYYKDDHNFDESVKYIEESIDKLSEFGINKGEGKVFVNKVNETDWENNWKKYYKPTKIGARIVVKPLWEEYTPKDYELMLNMDPGMAFGTGTHETTRMCIQALERYVNEDAEVFDIGTGSGILAIAAAKLNAKKVLGVDLDSVAVKAAKENIQYNNVNNIEILHGNLMEVVQGKADIIVANIIADVINILIPDINKFLKTDGYFISSGIIKDRAEDVIENLKKNKFEIIEVNNQGEWICIVAKL encoded by the coding sequence ATGGATAAAGATTGGTTTGAGGTCAGTGTTATAACTAGCAGTGAAGCTGTAGAAGCTGTAACAGGTATATTGTATAATACTCCTGTTAAAGGTGTGGCTATAGAGGATTCTAAGGACGTTGAATTTAAGAAGAAGCATCCTGGTGATTGGGACTATTTTGATGAATCATTACTCAATGTTAAAGATGGTGCTGTTATAAAAGCTTATTATAAGGATGATCATAACTTTGACGAGAGCGTAAAATACATAGAAGAAAGTATAGATAAACTCTCTGAGTTTGGAATAAATAAGGGCGAAGGTAAGGTTTTTGTAAATAAAGTTAATGAAACAGATTGGGAAAACAACTGGAAGAAATATTATAAACCTACCAAAATAGGCGCTAGAATTGTAGTTAAGCCTTTGTGGGAAGAGTATACTCCAAAAGATTATGAATTGATGCTTAATATGGACCCAGGAATGGCATTTGGGACTGGTACACATGAAACAACAAGAATGTGTATTCAGGCGCTTGAAAGATATGTAAATGAAGATGCAGAGGTATTTGATATAGGAACAGGATCTGGGATACTTGCAATAGCAGCAGCAAAGTTAAATGCAAAGAAAGTACTTGGTGTTGATTTGGATTCAGTTGCAGTAAAGGCAGCAAAAGAGAATATTCAGTATAACAATGTAAACAATATTGAAATATTACATGGTAACTTAATGGAGGTTGTACAAGGAAAAGCTGATATAATTGTTGCCAATATTATTGCAGATGTAATAAATATTTTAATACCAGATATAAATAAATTTTTAAAGACTGATGGATATTTTATATCTTCTGGTATAATAAAAGATAGAGCGGAAGATGTTATAGAAAATTTAAAGAAAAATAAATTTGAGATAATTGAAGTTAACAATCAAGGAGAATGGATTTGTATAGTGGCAAAATTATAA